The proteins below are encoded in one region of Pseudomonas entomophila L48:
- a CDS encoding dihydroorotase, whose protein sequence is MDELLLRNARMVNEGREFEGDLLVRQGRIERIAGSLEGARARCEIDARGAWLLPGMIDDQVHFREPGAPHKGCIASESRAAVAGGITSFMDMPNTHPPTLTLEALADKKRRAAASSLANYAFHFGVSRDNLDTIAALDPREVAGVKVFMGASTGNMLVDDPQVLEKLFIYTPTLLLAHCEHTPSILANEARWQAHHGEFIPPAAHPLIRDAEACYRSSSLAVELARRFGTRLHVLHLTTARELELFQPGPVAGKRITAEVCLHHLLFDDGDYASLGHLIKCNPAIKTRSDRDALRRALADDRIDVIGTDHAPHTLEEKRQRYSRAPSGLPLVQHALPAALELVSEGVLSMAQVVAKTSHAVAELFAIRERGFLREGYWADLALVERLDTPRAVADDPVLARCGWTPFQARGFHHVVRSTLVSGQLAWHEGRVQPHCQGLPLMFDRPRPM, encoded by the coding sequence ATGGACGAACTGTTGCTGCGCAATGCGCGCATGGTCAATGAAGGGCGTGAATTCGAAGGCGACCTGCTGGTGCGCCAGGGCCGGATCGAACGCATCGCCGGCAGCCTGGAAGGCGCCCGGGCGCGGTGCGAGATCGATGCACGGGGCGCCTGGTTGTTGCCCGGGATGATCGACGACCAGGTGCACTTTCGCGAGCCGGGCGCGCCGCACAAGGGGTGCATCGCCAGCGAGTCGCGGGCGGCGGTGGCGGGGGGCATCACCAGTTTCATGGACATGCCCAACACCCATCCGCCGACCCTGACGCTCGAAGCGCTGGCCGACAAGAAGCGCAGGGCGGCGGCCAGTTCGCTAGCCAACTATGCCTTTCACTTCGGCGTCAGCCGCGACAACCTCGACACCATCGCCGCGTTGGACCCGCGTGAGGTGGCCGGGGTCAAGGTGTTCATGGGCGCCTCGACCGGCAACATGCTGGTGGACGACCCGCAGGTGCTGGAAAAGCTGTTCATCTATACCCCAACCCTGCTGCTGGCCCACTGCGAGCACACCCCGAGCATCCTGGCAAACGAAGCCCGCTGGCAGGCGCACCATGGCGAGTTCATTCCACCCGCCGCACACCCGCTGATCCGTGACGCCGAGGCCTGCTATCGCTCGTCCAGCCTGGCGGTCGAGCTGGCCCGGCGCTTCGGTACCCGGCTGCATGTGCTGCACCTGACCACCGCGCGCGAACTGGAACTGTTCCAGCCGGGCCCGGTGGCGGGCAAGCGCATCACCGCCGAGGTGTGCCTGCACCACCTGCTGTTCGACGATGGCGACTACGCCAGCCTCGGCCACCTGATCAAGTGCAACCCGGCGATCAAGACCCGCAGCGACCGTGACGCCCTGCGCCGGGCCCTGGCCGACGACCGTATCGATGTGATCGGCACCGACCATGCGCCGCACACGCTGGAAGAGAAACGTCAGCGCTACAGCCGTGCGCCGTCAGGCTTGCCGCTGGTGCAGCACGCGTTGCCGGCGGCACTGGAGCTGGTCAGCGAAGGCGTGTTGAGCATGGCGCAGGTGGTGGCCAAGACCAGCCACGCGGTGGCCGAGCTGTTCGCCATCCGCGAGCGTGGTTTCCTGCGCGAGGGCTACTGGGCGGACCTTGCCCTGGTCGAGCGCCTGGACACGCCGCGCGCGGTGGCCGACGACCCCGTGCTGGCCCGTTGCGGCTGGACGCCGTTCCAGGCACGTGGCTTCCACCATGTGGTACGCAGCACCTTGGTGTCTGGGCAATTGGCCTGGCATGAAGGACGCGTACAACCACATTGCCAGGGCCTGCCACTGATGTTCGATCGCCCACGCCCTATGTAG
- a CDS encoding carbonate dehydratase — protein sequence MIRRNPSGHLPDIAESAYIDPTAIICGKVIIHDNVFVGPYAVIRADEVDASGDMQPIVIGANSNIQDGVVIHSKSGAAVRIGQFSSIAHRSIVHGPCQVGDRVFIGFNSVLFNCQVGDGSVVRHNSVVDGRDLPARFYVPPTEHIGPHTDLGRFPPVSVSASEFSEDVARTNIDLVQGYKALRNEF from the coding sequence GTGATCCGCAGAAACCCCTCCGGCCATCTCCCCGACATCGCCGAGTCGGCCTACATCGACCCGACCGCGATCATCTGCGGCAAGGTGATCATCCACGACAACGTCTTCGTCGGCCCCTACGCGGTGATTCGCGCCGACGAAGTGGATGCCAGCGGCGACATGCAGCCGATTGTCATCGGCGCCAATTCCAACATCCAGGACGGCGTGGTCATCCACTCAAAGTCCGGCGCGGCGGTGCGCATCGGCCAGTTCAGCTCGATCGCCCACCGTTCCATCGTGCATGGCCCTTGCCAGGTCGGTGACCGGGTGTTCATCGGCTTCAACAGCGTGCTTTTCAACTGCCAGGTCGGCGATGGCAGCGTGGTGCGGCACAACTCGGTGGTCGATGGCCGTGACCTGCCCGCACGCTTCTACGTGCCACCCACCGAGCACATCGGCCCGCATACCGACCTGGGCCGCTTTCCACCCGTCAGCGTCTCGGCATCCGAGTTCTCGGAGGACGTGGCGCGCACCAATATCGACCTGGTGCAGGGCTACAAGGCCCTGCGCAATGAGTTCTGA
- a CDS encoding sensor domain-containing diguanylate cyclase has product MRAARKATEDGVYAVTSEGRATALFRLVLCFMAVVMLAFVLIEGWRIWRDYRQAFINADHAVTNLARATGQHAEDAIRQVDAITAALAERLEGDGFDHIDRPRLHALLKQQAAIIPQLHGLFVYAPDGSWIVTDKDVVPPGANNADRDYFIYHRTHPDRQVRIGSVVRSRSTGDLIIPISRRLDYPDGSFAGVLLGTIKVDWFVRYYGDFKIDERGALVLAMRDGTILVRRPFVEQVIGRSLAASEIFRNHLPYASEGVAEAVAVVDGTPRLYGFRVLSSYPLVVEAGLSRESIIAPWRHDMLKSVAVLVLLLIGLAGFGWVVLRQLRERIAIERALHQAHQTLKAMALTDSLTGLGNRRRLDAVLEPEIRRARRQGQSLALVMFDLDHFKPYNDRYGHPAGDACLRQFGELLRQALKRPGDLAVRYGGEEFTLLLPDTDTQGAALIVQEILHALRHAAIEHLGSPLGQVSASAGIAVAAPSLENVTPENLMTAADEALYTAKRQGRDRYCLAGSVQAGVRSGP; this is encoded by the coding sequence ATGCGTGCAGCCAGGAAAGCGACCGAGGACGGTGTCTACGCGGTGACCAGCGAGGGCAGGGCGACGGCGCTGTTCCGCCTGGTGCTGTGCTTCATGGCGGTGGTGATGCTGGCCTTCGTGCTGATCGAGGGCTGGCGGATCTGGCGCGACTATCGCCAGGCGTTCATCAACGCTGACCATGCGGTGACCAACCTGGCCCGGGCCACCGGCCAGCACGCCGAAGATGCCATCCGCCAGGTCGACGCTATCACCGCCGCGTTGGCCGAGCGCCTCGAGGGTGATGGTTTCGATCACATCGATCGGCCCCGGCTGCACGCCTTGCTCAAGCAGCAGGCGGCGATCATCCCGCAGCTGCACGGCTTGTTCGTCTACGCCCCCGACGGCAGCTGGATCGTCACCGACAAGGACGTGGTACCCCCAGGCGCCAACAACGCCGACCGCGACTATTTCATCTACCACCGCACCCACCCGGACCGCCAGGTGCGCATCGGTTCGGTGGTGCGCAGCCGCTCCACCGGCGACCTGATCATCCCCATCTCGCGGCGCCTGGACTACCCCGACGGCAGTTTCGCCGGGGTGCTGCTGGGCACCATCAAGGTCGACTGGTTCGTGCGCTACTACGGCGACTTCAAGATCGACGAGCGCGGCGCGCTGGTGCTGGCCATGCGCGATGGCACCATCCTCGTGCGCCGCCCCTTCGTCGAGCAGGTGATCGGCCGCAGCCTTGCGGCCAGCGAGATCTTTCGCAACCACCTGCCCTACGCCAGCGAGGGCGTGGCCGAGGCGGTGGCGGTGGTTGATGGCACCCCGAGGTTGTATGGCTTCCGTGTGCTGTCGAGCTACCCGCTGGTGGTGGAGGCGGGGCTGTCGCGTGAGTCGATCATCGCGCCCTGGCGGCACGACATGCTCAAGTCGGTGGCGGTGCTGGTGCTGTTGCTGATCGGCCTGGCTGGGTTTGGCTGGGTGGTACTGCGCCAGCTGCGCGAGCGGATCGCCATCGAGCGCGCCTTGCACCAGGCGCACCAGACGCTCAAGGCCATGGCCCTGACCGACAGCCTCACCGGCCTGGGCAACCGCCGTCGTCTCGATGCCGTGCTCGAACCCGAGATCCGCCGTGCGCGGCGCCAGGGGCAATCGCTGGCGCTGGTGATGTTCGACCTGGACCACTTCAAGCCCTACAACGACCGTTACGGTCACCCGGCGGGGGATGCGTGCCTGCGGCAGTTCGGCGAGCTGCTGCGCCAGGCGCTCAAGCGCCCGGGTGACCTGGCGGTGCGGTATGGCGGGGAGGAGTTCACGCTGCTGCTGCCGGACACCGATACCCAGGGCGCCGCGCTGATCGTCCAGGAGATCCTGCACGCGTTGCGCCACGCGGCCATCGAGCACCTGGGCAGCCCCTTGGGCCAGGTGTCGGCCAGTGCCGGCATCGCCGTGGCGGCGCCTTCGCTGGAGAACGTCACCCCGGAGAACCTGATGACGGCGGCGGACGAGGCGCTGTACACGGCAAAACGCCAGGGGCGGGATCGCTATTGCCTGGCGGGGAGTGTGCAGGCCGGGGTGCGCAGCGGCCCCTAG
- a CDS encoding Dyp-type peroxidase, whose translation MPFQPGLLATPVPAHARHLFFALDAVEALPAVLDQLLPQVDGNNLILAVGAPLAKALGREVPGLRSFPQLDAVVENPATQHALWLWLRGEERGELFLRAQALQQALAPALRLVDSVDGFLHRGGHDLTGYEDGTENPVDEDAVAAAIVPGDVPGLAGSSYAAFQLWKHDLNYFKSLPQGEQDNIIGRRLSDNEELDDAPESAHVKRTAQESFEPEAFIVRRSVAWADERGAGLAFVALGYSFDAFEVQLRRMSGLEDGVIDGLYRFSRPLSGGYYWCPPLNEAGADLRLLLG comes from the coding sequence ATGCCGTTCCAGCCAGGTCTGCTTGCCACACCGGTGCCGGCCCATGCCCGCCACCTGTTCTTCGCCCTCGACGCGGTCGAGGCCTTGCCCGCCGTCCTGGACCAACTGCTGCCGCAGGTCGATGGCAACAACCTGATCCTCGCCGTCGGCGCGCCGCTGGCCAAGGCCCTGGGCCGCGAAGTACCTGGCCTGCGCAGCTTCCCGCAACTGGACGCGGTGGTGGAGAACCCGGCCACCCAGCACGCCCTGTGGCTGTGGCTGCGCGGCGAGGAGCGTGGCGAGCTGTTCCTGCGCGCCCAGGCGCTGCAACAGGCCCTGGCACCGGCCCTGCGCCTGGTGGACAGCGTCGATGGCTTCCTGCACCGCGGTGGCCATGACCTGACCGGCTACGAAGACGGCACCGAGAACCCGGTGGATGAAGACGCCGTCGCCGCCGCCATCGTGCCGGGCGATGTGCCGGGCCTGGCGGGCTCGAGCTATGCCGCCTTCCAGCTGTGGAAGCACGACCTGAACTACTTCAAGTCGCTGCCCCAGGGCGAGCAGGACAACATCATCGGCCGCCGCCTGAGCGATAACGAAGAGCTTGACGACGCGCCCGAGTCGGCCCACGTCAAGCGCACCGCCCAGGAGAGCTTCGAGCCCGAGGCGTTCATCGTGCGTCGTTCGGTGGCCTGGGCCGACGAGCGCGGCGCGGGTCTGGCGTTTGTGGCGCTGGGGTATTCGTTCGATGCCTTCGAGGTGCAACTGCGCCGCATGAGCGGGCTGGAAGATGGCGTGATCGATGGTTTGTACCGCTTCAGCCGGCCGCTGAGCGGTGGCTACTATTGGTGCCCGCCGTTGAACGAAGCCGGCGCTGACCTGCGTCTGTTGCTGGGCTAG
- the dksA gene encoding RNA polymerase-binding protein DksA has product MTEDQLLQQSTDAYMSEPQRQFFRNLLLTQRRELQARIEQEFRALREQEVHSDAADLGSAEEERHWQLRSLEREKKLLDKIDQALERLVRGDYGWCAETGEPIGLRRLLLRPTATLSIEAKERQELRERHLRSDG; this is encoded by the coding sequence ATGACCGAAGACCAATTGCTACAGCAATCCACCGACGCCTACATGAGCGAACCCCAGCGCCAGTTCTTCCGTAACCTGCTGCTGACCCAACGGCGCGAGCTGCAAGCGCGTATCGAACAGGAATTCCGCGCCCTGCGTGAACAGGAAGTGCACAGCGACGCGGCTGACCTGGGCAGCGCCGAGGAGGAACGCCACTGGCAACTGCGCTCGCTGGAGCGGGAAAAGAAGCTGCTCGACAAGATCGACCAGGCGCTGGAACGCCTGGTCCGCGGCGACTACGGCTGGTGCGCGGAAACCGGCGAGCCCATCGGCCTGCGCCGCCTGCTGCTGCGCCCCACCGCGACCCTGAGCATCGAGGCCAAGGAGCGCCAGGAACTCAGGGAGCGCCACCTGCGCAGCGACGGCTAG
- a CDS encoding sterol desaturase family protein — translation MLFNLAILFGTLVAMEGVGTLAHKYVMHGWGWWLHRSHHEPQLGMLETNDLYLLALGLIATALVALGKAGHAPLQWVGGGVAGYGVAYVLAHDGFFHRHWPRAPKPVNRYLKRLYRAHRLHHAVKGREGSVSFGFFYAPPLRVLKQQLKRRRGL, via the coding sequence ATGTTGTTCAACCTCGCCATCCTGTTCGGCACCCTGGTGGCCATGGAAGGCGTCGGCACGCTGGCCCACAAGTACGTCATGCATGGCTGGGGCTGGTGGCTGCACCGCTCGCACCATGAACCGCAGCTGGGCATGCTGGAAACCAACGACCTGTATCTGCTCGCCCTCGGGCTGATCGCCACGGCGCTGGTGGCGCTGGGCAAGGCCGGGCATGCGCCGTTGCAGTGGGTCGGCGGTGGAGTGGCCGGGTATGGCGTGGCCTATGTGCTGGCCCATGACGGTTTCTTTCACCGCCACTGGCCACGGGCGCCGAAGCCGGTCAATCGCTACCTCAAGCGGCTGTACCGGGCGCATCGGCTGCACCATGCGGTGAAGGGGCGCGAAGGCAGTGTTTCGTTCGGGTTCTTCTACGCGCCACCGTTGCGGGTGTTGAAGCAACAGCTGAAGCGGCGCAGGGGCCTGTAG
- a CDS encoding MgtC/SapB family protein: protein MDWKIFLLRVSVALLLGAVIGAERQLRQRLTGLRTNALVSTGACLFVLMTQAVPGMAPTDASRIAAYVVSGIGFLGGGVIMRDGFNVRGLNTAATLWCTAAVGVLCSLGLLLEASLGSLVVLCANILLRDIAQRLDRQDMVPASEVEQRFEVRIVCRAEDEIQVRSLMLHSLSDPGLRLQSLHSEDLADPMRLEVRAELLGTPQAPTSLERLVSRVSLEKGVSSVRWQLQRPVLEAD from the coding sequence ATGGATTGGAAAATCTTTCTGCTGCGCGTAAGCGTGGCCCTGCTGCTCGGCGCCGTGATCGGTGCCGAGCGTCAACTGCGCCAGCGCCTGACGGGCCTGCGCACCAACGCGCTGGTGAGCACCGGTGCCTGCCTGTTCGTGCTGATGACCCAGGCGGTGCCGGGCATGGCGCCCACCGACGCTTCGCGCATCGCCGCCTACGTGGTGTCGGGCATCGGCTTTCTCGGCGGTGGCGTGATCATGCGCGATGGTTTCAACGTACGCGGCCTGAACACCGCCGCCACCCTTTGGTGCACCGCGGCGGTGGGCGTGCTGTGCAGCCTCGGGCTGCTGCTCGAAGCCTCGCTGGGCAGCCTGGTGGTGCTGTGCGCCAACATTCTGCTGCGCGATATCGCCCAGCGCCTGGACCGCCAGGACATGGTGCCGGCCAGCGAGGTCGAGCAGCGCTTCGAGGTGCGCATCGTCTGCCGCGCCGAGGATGAGATCCAGGTGCGCAGCCTGATGCTGCACAGCCTGAGCGACCCAGGCCTGCGCCTGCAATCGCTGCACAGCGAGGACCTGGCCGACCCCATGCGCCTGGAAGTGCGCGCCGAGCTGCTCGGCACGCCCCAGGCGCCCACTTCGCTGGAGCGCCTGGTCAGCCGGGTCAGCCTGGAGAAAGGTGTGAGCTCGGTACGCTGGCAACTGCAACGCCCTGTGCTGGAGGCCGACTAG
- a CDS encoding GNAT family N-acetyltransferase → MTIRPTLAQDLPLLPDLERSAAQAFRQYPALAWLADSDVMDEAENARFQTVGGSWVAVDERDHPLGFICAAVVGDNLHIHELSVCQQAQGQGLGRQLLDQAIQTARAAGLHAVTLTTFAEVPWNGPFYARLGFKVLAAGHLDDRLAAILAEERAHGLEGRCAMRLPLGI, encoded by the coding sequence ATGACCATCCGCCCCACCCTCGCCCAGGACCTACCCCTGCTCCCCGACCTCGAGCGCTCCGCCGCCCAGGCGTTCAGGCAATACCCGGCCCTGGCCTGGCTGGCGGACAGCGACGTGATGGATGAGGCGGAAAATGCGCGGTTCCAGACTGTGGGCGGCAGTTGGGTCGCTGTGGACGAGCGGGACCACCCGCTGGGCTTTATCTGCGCCGCGGTGGTCGGCGACAACTTGCACATCCACGAACTGTCGGTCTGCCAGCAAGCCCAAGGCCAAGGGCTTGGCCGGCAACTGCTCGACCAGGCGATCCAGACAGCCCGTGCAGCAGGACTGCACGCAGTGACCCTGACCACCTTCGCCGAAGTGCCCTGGAATGGGCCGTTCTATGCCCGCCTTGGGTTCAAGGTGCTGGCAGCCGGGCACCTGGACGACCGCTTGGCCGCGATCCTGGCCGAGGAGCGCGCGCACGGCCTGGAGGGGCGCTGCGCCATGCGCCTGCCCCTCGGCATCTAG
- a CDS encoding efflux transporter outer membrane subunit, with translation MDMRNFVLPCALAFALAGCSLAPTYQRPEAPVAAQWGDAAAHQGRAVEQLDWQAFIVDPTLRQLVATALDNNRSLRQTLLDIEQARAQYRIQRADRVPGLNAGASGNRQHLPAALASDGREGVNSTYQVGLSLPEYEVDLFGRVKSLSDAALEQYLATEEAGRAARVALVAEVSQAYLTLDGAERRQALTRQTLASREDSLALVGQRRAAGTATALDHQEALGLVEQSRAELETTVRQQRQAFNALVLLLGSSEAAKAIPAERSAAPMVLQEIAPGAPSALLERRPDILAAEHRLRARNADIGAARAAFFPRISLTGSFGTSSAQMSGLFEGGSRSWSFMPQLSLPLFDAGRNKAGLSLAEARKDSAVAAYEGTIQTAFREVADALAATDTLRREEAARRALADTSQATLALAKARYEGGVDNHLRYLDAQRSNYVNEATYIEASTQHQLALVDLFRALGGGWPTQI, from the coding sequence ATGGACATGCGTAATTTCGTTTTGCCCTGTGCGCTGGCCTTCGCCCTGGCCGGCTGCTCGCTGGCGCCGACCTACCAGCGCCCCGAGGCGCCGGTCGCGGCCCAGTGGGGCGATGCGGCGGCCCATCAGGGCCGGGCGGTGGAGCAACTGGACTGGCAGGCGTTCATCGTTGACCCGACGCTGCGCCAGTTGGTCGCCACCGCGCTGGACAACAACCGTTCGCTGCGCCAGACCCTACTCGACATAGAGCAAGCTCGTGCGCAGTACCGTATCCAGCGTGCCGACCGGGTGCCGGGCCTGAACGCCGGGGCCTCGGGTAATCGTCAGCACCTGCCGGCGGCACTGGCCAGCGATGGCCGCGAAGGGGTGAACAGCACCTACCAGGTGGGGTTGTCGCTGCCGGAATACGAGGTGGACCTGTTCGGCCGGGTGAAGAGCTTGAGCGACGCGGCGCTGGAGCAGTACCTGGCCACCGAGGAGGCCGGGCGCGCCGCGCGCGTCGCCCTGGTCGCCGAGGTCAGCCAGGCCTACCTGACCCTGGACGGCGCCGAGCGCCGCCAGGCCCTGACCCGCCAGACCCTGGCCAGCCGCGAGGACTCGCTGGCCCTGGTCGGCCAGCGCCGCGCGGCCGGCACCGCTACCGCCCTGGACCACCAGGAAGCCCTGGGTCTGGTGGAGCAGTCGCGGGCCGAGCTGGAAACCACCGTGCGCCAGCAGCGCCAGGCGTTCAACGCCCTGGTGCTGTTGCTGGGCAGCAGCGAGGCGGCCAAGGCCATTCCGGCCGAGCGTTCCGCCGCGCCCATGGTGCTGCAGGAAATTGCCCCGGGCGCGCCGTCGGCGCTGCTCGAGCGGCGCCCTGACATCCTCGCCGCCGAACACCGGCTGCGGGCGCGAAACGCCGATATCGGCGCGGCGCGGGCGGCGTTCTTCCCGCGCATCAGCCTGACCGGCAGCTTTGGTACCTCCAGTGCGCAGATGTCCGGCCTGTTCGAGGGCGGCTCGCGCAGCTGGAGCTTCATGCCGCAACTGTCGCTGCCGCTGTTCGACGCCGGGCGCAACAAGGCCGGCCTGAGCCTGGCCGAGGCGCGCAAGGATTCGGCGGTGGCCGCCTATGAAGGCACCATCCAGACCGCCTTCCGCGAGGTGGCCGACGCCCTGGCCGCCACCGACACCCTGCGCCGCGAAGAGGCTGCGCGCCGGGCCCTGGCCGACACCAGCCAGGCGACCCTGGCGCTGGCCAAGGCGCGCTACGAGGGCGGGGTGGACAACCACCTGCGCTACCTCGACGCCCAGCGCAGCAACTATGTGAACGAGGCGACCTACATCGAGGCCAGCACCCAGCACCAGCTGGCCCTGGTCGACCTGTTCCGCGCCCTGGGCGGCGGCTGGCCGACGCAAATATGA
- a CDS encoding bile acid:sodium symporter family protein: MTASPLLTAVLPLALGIIMLGLGLSLTLADFARVVKYPKPVVIGLTCQILLLPLVCFLIANGFGLESALAVGLMLLAASPGGTTANLFSHLAHGDVALNITLTAVNSLIAILTMPLLVNLSLTWFMASDQAIPLQFAKVMQVFAIVLLPVALGMLIRHWAPRFAARMEKPMKLVAALFLAFTIVLALAKDWQTVVEYAPVVGGAALLFNLLSLGVGYWVPRLLSIPRRQAIAIGMEIGIHNGTLAIALALSPTLLNNATMAVPAAIYSLIMFFTAAGFGWWVSRGQKAGIAHSTGAL, encoded by the coding sequence ATGACCGCCTCGCCGCTGCTCACCGCCGTCCTGCCCCTCGCCCTGGGCATCATCATGCTCGGCCTGGGGTTGTCGCTGACCCTGGCCGACTTCGCCCGGGTGGTCAAATACCCGAAACCCGTGGTGATCGGGCTGACCTGCCAGATCCTGCTGCTGCCGCTGGTGTGTTTTCTGATCGCCAACGGCTTCGGCCTGGAGTCGGCGCTGGCGGTGGGGCTGATGCTGCTGGCCGCCTCGCCGGGCGGTACCACGGCCAACCTGTTCAGCCACCTGGCCCATGGCGACGTGGCGCTGAACATCACCCTCACCGCGGTCAATTCGCTGATCGCCATCCTCACCATGCCGTTGCTGGTGAACCTGTCGCTGACCTGGTTCATGGCGTCCGACCAGGCCATCCCGTTGCAATTCGCCAAGGTCATGCAGGTGTTCGCCATCGTCCTGCTGCCGGTGGCGCTGGGCATGCTGATCCGCCACTGGGCGCCGCGCTTCGCCGCGCGCATGGAAAAACCGATGAAGCTGGTGGCGGCGTTGTTCCTGGCGTTCACCATCGTGCTGGCGCTGGCCAAGGACTGGCAGACGGTGGTCGAGTACGCGCCGGTGGTGGGTGGCGCCGCACTGCTGTTCAACCTGCTGAGCCTGGGGGTGGGCTACTGGGTGCCAAGGCTGCTGAGCATCCCCCGGCGCCAGGCGATCGCCATCGGCATGGAGATCGGCATTCACAACGGCACCCTGGCCATCGCCCTGGCCCTGAGCCCGACGCTGCTGAACAACGCGACCATGGCGGTGCCGGCGGCGATCTACAGCCTGATCATGTTCTTCACGGCGGCGGGGTTCGGCTGGTGGGTGAGCCGCGGGCAAAAGGCCGGGATCGCGCATAGCACAGGGGCTCTGTAG
- a CDS encoding class I SAM-dependent methyltransferase, with amino-acid sequence MKDVHASASTGFTRQSGNYEQGRPDYPIALQGWLRDTLGVGNGTTVLDLGAGTGKFTRLLTPLAPRLTAVEPVAAMRERFHEQLPEVPVLEGTAQHMPVADASQQVLVCAQAFHWFADAAALAEMHRVLAPGGRLGLVWNVRDESVDWVARITEIITPYEGDTPRFHTGRWREAFDGRWFSAPTLTTLPHVHEGSPQTVIIERLRSVSFIAALPQVEQDKVMARLQDLIDHHPDLKGRERIAFPYQTQAYRCQRLD; translated from the coding sequence ATGAAGGATGTACACGCCTCGGCCAGCACCGGCTTCACCCGCCAGTCGGGCAACTACGAACAGGGCCGGCCGGACTACCCCATCGCGCTGCAGGGCTGGCTGCGCGACACACTCGGCGTCGGCAACGGCACGACGGTGCTGGACCTGGGCGCCGGCACCGGCAAGTTCACCCGCCTGCTCACCCCGCTGGCACCACGCCTGACGGCGGTGGAGCCGGTGGCCGCCATGCGCGAGCGCTTCCATGAGCAACTGCCCGAAGTACCCGTGCTCGAAGGCACCGCCCAGCACATGCCCGTGGCCGACGCCAGCCAGCAGGTGCTGGTCTGCGCCCAGGCCTTCCACTGGTTCGCCGACGCCGCCGCGCTGGCCGAAATGCACCGCGTGCTGGCCCCCGGCGGACGGCTGGGGTTGGTGTGGAACGTGCGCGACGAGTCGGTGGACTGGGTGGCGCGCATCACCGAGATCATCACCCCCTACGAAGGCGACACCCCTCGCTTTCACACCGGCCGCTGGCGCGAGGCGTTCGACGGCCGCTGGTTCAGCGCGCCGACCCTGACCACCCTGCCCCATGTCCACGAAGGCAGCCCCCAGACCGTGATCATCGAACGGCTGCGCTCGGTCAGCTTCATCGCCGCCCTGCCCCAGGTCGAGCAGGACAAGGTCATGGCGCGGCTGCAGGACCTGATCGACCACCACCCCGATCTGAAGGGCCGCGAGCGCATCGCCTTCCCCTACCAGACCCAGGCCTACCGCTGCCAGCGCCTGGATTAA